A single genomic interval of Lactococcus sp. S-13 harbors:
- the rfbD gene encoding dTDP-4-dehydrorhamnose reductase, whose protein sequence is MILITGGNGQLGTELRHLLDERGVVYTAADVNELDITDKAAVDTFFDAHKPELVYHCAAYTAVDKAEDEGKELDEKINVDGTKNVAEAAARVGATIVYISTDYVFGGTLPIGQEWPVDAPKAPESEYGRTKHLGEEAVKASGAKFYIVRTAWVFGSYGPNFVFTMQNLATRFPELTVVNDQHGRPTWTRTLAEFMVYLVNEKADFGFYHLTNDAAPGEDVTWFDFAKEILKDTDVVVKPVDSSKFPAKAKRPFNSTMSLEKAKATGFVIPTWQEALAKMLEVGDLRENKDVAKGEINKK, encoded by the coding sequence ATGATTTTAATTACTGGTGGAAATGGACAACTCGGGACAGAATTGCGCCATTTGCTCGATGAGCGTGGTGTGGTTTATACGGCAGCGGACGTGAACGAGCTTGATATTACGGATAAAGCGGCAGTTGACACCTTTTTCGATGCTCATAAACCTGAATTGGTTTACCATTGTGCAGCTTACACGGCAGTGGATAAGGCCGAAGATGAAGGTAAAGAATTAGACGAAAAAATCAACGTTGATGGAACGAAAAATGTGGCTGAGGCAGCTGCTCGAGTAGGCGCAACGATTGTCTACATCTCAACTGACTACGTTTTTGGTGGCACTTTGCCGATTGGTCAAGAATGGCCAGTTGATGCACCCAAAGCGCCTGAATCTGAATACGGTCGTACTAAACACTTAGGTGAAGAAGCGGTCAAAGCGAGTGGAGCGAAGTTCTACATCGTCCGCACAGCTTGGGTATTTGGCAGCTACGGGCCAAACTTTGTTTTCACCATGCAAAACTTGGCGACACGTTTCCCAGAGTTGACGGTGGTCAACGACCAACACGGCCGTCCAACTTGGACTCGTACGCTGGCTGAGTTCATGGTTTATTTGGTGAATGAAAAAGCGGACTTTGGTTTCTATCATTTGACTAACGACGCAGCGCCTGGTGAAGATGTGACTTGGTTTGATTTTGCCAAGGAAATCTTGAAAGACACTGACGTGGTTGTAAAACCTGTGGATTCAAGCAAATTCCCAGCCAAAGCTAAACGGCCTTTCAACTCAACGATGAGCCTTGAAAAAGCCAAAGCCACAGGCTTTGTCATTCCAACATGGCAAGAAGCGTTGGCGAAAATGCTTGAAGTCGGCGATTTACGTGAAAACAAAGACGTTGCCAAAGGCGAAATCAACAAAAAATAA
- the cps2T gene encoding beta 1-4 rhamnosyltransferase Cps2T: MKKHVFIVGSRGLPAKYGGFETFVEELVKHQNNKNIKYHVACQSENSDKGRPGEHFDYLGADCFVIKVPNIGPARVIAYDMLAINAALKICQKEQIEQPIFYILGNTIGGFIGHFARKIHKIGGKIFVNPDGLEWKRTKWPAPVRHYLKYAEKKMVQKADLIISDNAGIKDYLTAEYGKVSSEVIAYGTEKFQSDLTESKTLVKYKVSDYYLIVGRFVPENNYETLIRRFMESPIERDLVIITNHEGNAYFEELRAKTQFDQDSRIKFIGTVYDQNELRYIREHAFAYLHGHEVGGTNPGLLEAMWSTKVNVVLGVNFNRTTAGDSVIYFDKENLLTVLSSVENLTNDERQSLQGKAHKIIEEKYTWEHICAKYEELFLPHES; this comes from the coding sequence ATGAAAAAGCATGTTTTTATCGTTGGGAGTCGTGGATTACCAGCGAAATATGGCGGATTTGAAACTTTTGTGGAAGAACTCGTCAAGCACCAAAATAATAAAAATATTAAATATCATGTGGCTTGTCAAAGCGAGAACTCAGATAAAGGGCGGCCAGGTGAGCATTTTGACTATCTGGGCGCAGATTGTTTTGTTATCAAAGTCCCAAATATTGGCCCTGCGCGCGTGATTGCTTACGATATGTTGGCCATCAATGCGGCGCTCAAAATTTGCCAAAAGGAACAAATTGAGCAGCCAATTTTCTATATTTTGGGCAATACAATCGGTGGATTCATCGGACATTTTGCCCGAAAAATTCATAAAATTGGTGGAAAGATTTTTGTCAATCCCGACGGATTAGAATGGAAACGAACAAAATGGCCAGCGCCTGTCCGTCATTATCTCAAATATGCCGAGAAAAAAATGGTACAAAAAGCGGACTTGATCATCTCAGATAACGCTGGAATCAAAGATTATTTGACGGCTGAATATGGTAAAGTCAGCTCAGAAGTTATCGCTTACGGCACCGAAAAATTCCAATCCGATTTGACAGAATCGAAAACTTTGGTAAAATATAAAGTTAGTGATTATTATTTGATTGTAGGTCGCTTTGTACCTGAGAATAATTATGAAACACTCATTAGAAGGTTCATGGAAAGTCCCATTGAACGCGATTTGGTGATTATCACTAACCACGAGGGCAATGCTTATTTTGAAGAGTTGCGCGCAAAAACGCAATTTGATCAAGATTCGCGGATAAAATTTATCGGCACAGTTTATGATCAAAATGAGTTGCGCTACATTCGTGAACACGCCTTTGCTTACTTGCACGGTCATGAAGTTGGTGGGACGAACCCAGGACTCTTGGAGGCCATGTGGTCAACCAAAGTCAATGTGGTTTTGGGGGTCAATTTCAACCGAACGACAGCCGGAGATTCCGTCATTTATTTTGACAAAGAGAATTTGCTGACGGTTTTGTCGTCAGTAGAAAACCTGACCAATGACGAACGTCAAAGTTTGCAAGGCAAAGCGCACAAAATTATCGAAGAAAAATACACTTGGGAGCATATCTGCGCCAAGTATGAGGAACTTTTTTTGCCCCATGAAAGTTAA
- a CDS encoding glycosyltransferase family 2 protein, translating to MKVNILMSTYNGEKFVAEQIESIQQQTFADWKLLIRDDGSTDKTCEIADEFAKNDPRIQLIKAENVGVIQSFYELVKTEEADFYFFADQDDYWLPEKLEIILAQAQKHDNTKPVMYYTDLKVTDKNLSVTSESMIKSQSDHANTQLVQELTENTVTGGASMINHALATLWQTTSDIIMHDWYLAVLASAVGELVYIDQPTHLYRQHESNVLGARTLSKRMKKWLHPSLWFEKYWWLISSSQNQAEKLLTEQENLLTESNKQLIKAYVSILEQPKAKRREILEKFNLRKNKNYHTRIFRTLIITKFAYKGKNK from the coding sequence ATGAAAGTTAATATATTAATGTCAACCTACAATGGCGAAAAGTTTGTCGCCGAGCAGATTGAGAGCATACAGCAACAAACTTTTGCTGACTGGAAGCTGCTGATTCGCGATGACGGATCTACTGACAAAACTTGCGAAATTGCTGACGAATTTGCCAAAAATGACCCACGCATTCAGCTGATTAAAGCTGAAAATGTTGGCGTCATTCAATCTTTTTACGAACTCGTTAAAACAGAGGAAGCTGACTTTTATTTCTTTGCTGACCAAGATGATTATTGGTTGCCAGAAAAATTAGAAATCATCCTTGCTCAAGCCCAAAAACACGATAATACTAAACCAGTCATGTATTACACGGACTTGAAAGTGACAGACAAAAATCTGTCAGTAACTTCTGAGTCCATGATTAAAAGTCAATCCGATCACGCCAATACTCAACTTGTGCAAGAATTGACTGAAAACACCGTTACCGGTGGCGCAAGTATGATTAACCATGCCCTTGCGACGCTTTGGCAAACGACGAGCGACATCATCATGCACGATTGGTATTTGGCAGTACTTGCCAGTGCCGTCGGAGAATTGGTCTATATCGACCAACCGACCCATCTATATAGACAGCACGAATCCAACGTTTTAGGAGCCAGAACCCTGTCAAAACGCATGAAAAAGTGGCTGCATCCTAGCTTATGGTTTGAAAAATACTGGTGGTTAATCTCGTCCAGCCAAAACCAAGCAGAGAAATTGCTGACGGAACAAGAAAATTTACTGACGGAATCCAACAAACAGCTTATCAAAGCTTACGTCAGCATTTTGGAACAACCCAAAGCCAAACGCCGTGAAATTCTTGAAAAATTTAACTTACGTAAGAATAAAAATTATCATACAAGAATCTTTCGCACACTCATCATCACAAAATTTGCATACAAAGGAAAAAACAAATGA
- a CDS encoding ABC transporter permease, which translates to MNFFNRRNQILLKELVKTDFKLRYQGSAIGYLWSILKPVLLFVIMYTVFVRFLRFGDAIPHFAVALLLALTLWNFFAETTNMGMLSIVSNGALLRKISFSKPIIIFSVVANALINFMISLVVVIIFAVINGVQMSWTVIFAVPLILELVLFATGVAFILSTLFVKFRDLGPVWEVGMQAGLYGTPIIYPIVQVSKTHPEIAKLLMMNPIAQIVQDMRYILTFSNNTNPTVWQMVHNPFIVVIPYIIPPIVFALGLWIFTKNSNKFAETI; encoded by the coding sequence ATGAATTTCTTCAACCGTAGAAATCAAATTCTACTCAAAGAACTCGTCAAAACCGATTTTAAATTAAGGTACCAAGGAAGCGCGATCGGTTACCTGTGGTCTATTTTAAAACCTGTTTTACTCTTCGTTATCATGTACACGGTTTTTGTTCGTTTCCTGCGTTTTGGAGATGCAATTCCACACTTTGCGGTCGCTTTGCTTTTAGCCTTGACCTTATGGAACTTCTTTGCAGAAACCACAAACATGGGAATGCTTTCCATTGTTTCTAATGGCGCACTGCTTCGAAAAATAAGTTTTTCTAAACCAATCATCATTTTCTCAGTCGTTGCTAACGCCTTGATTAATTTTATGATTAGCCTTGTCGTTGTTATCATTTTTGCTGTAATCAACGGCGTTCAAATGAGTTGGACAGTTATTTTTGCAGTCCCTCTCATTTTAGAACTTGTCTTATTCGCTACAGGAGTTGCCTTCATCCTCTCTACTTTATTTGTCAAATTTCGGGACTTAGGGCCAGTTTGGGAAGTAGGAATGCAAGCAGGACTTTACGGAACACCAATTATCTATCCAATTGTTCAAGTTTCAAAAACACATCCTGAAATAGCAAAACTATTAATGATGAACCCTATCGCTCAAATTGTTCAGGATATGCGTTATATTTTGACTTTCAGCAATAATACGAATCCGACGGTATGGCAAATGGTTCACAATCCATTTATCGTCGTCATTCCTTACATCATTCCTCCTATTGTATTTGCCTTAGGACTATGGATTTTTACCAAAAACTCCAACAAATTTGCGGAGACCATCTAA
- a CDS encoding ABC transporter ATP-binding protein — translation MNNNIAVKVEHVSKSFRLPTEATNSLRTLLVNQLRGVKGYKEQHILKDIDFEVKKGDFFGIVGRNGSGKSTLLKIISQIYTPEKGTVSVNGKLVSFIELGVGFNPELTGRENVYLNGAMLGFSRQEIDEMYDEIVDFAELHEFMNQKLKNYSSGMQVRLAFSVAIKARGDVLVLDEVLAVGDEAFQKKCNDYFLERRDSGKTTILVTHDMGAVKKYCNKAIYIKQGLIEESGSPEKVAMRYSLDNANRVQQVEKEEKKELPASNIKDLKLTLLSDEITKEDDVVKFNISYEVLKDIPTHVVFSLTELDHNFWLYNDNSTEDMTSGKGKFNYTYEFKLAGINKQKVKLQVSVFSEEDLIGYIPETESPVIIVGAQEEEKLSRRDEHSSTGVLQRSGIWKLEKK, via the coding sequence ATGAACAATAATATTGCAGTAAAAGTAGAACACGTTAGTAAATCCTTTCGATTACCCACTGAAGCCACAAATAGCTTAAGAACGCTCCTTGTCAATCAATTACGCGGTGTGAAAGGCTATAAAGAGCAACATATCCTTAAAGATATTGATTTTGAAGTGAAAAAAGGAGACTTTTTTGGGATTGTTGGACGAAATGGATCAGGAAAATCAACACTTCTTAAAATAATCTCACAAATCTACACACCAGAAAAAGGGACAGTAAGCGTTAATGGAAAACTAGTTAGCTTTATTGAACTTGGCGTTGGATTTAACCCAGAACTTACAGGTAGAGAAAACGTCTACCTTAATGGGGCCATGCTTGGTTTTTCTCGCCAAGAAATTGACGAAATGTACGACGAAATCGTAGATTTTGCCGAACTACACGAGTTCATGAACCAAAAACTCAAAAATTATTCCAGCGGAATGCAAGTCCGTCTGGCGTTTTCTGTTGCCATCAAAGCACGTGGAGACGTTCTTGTCTTGGATGAAGTTCTTGCCGTTGGGGATGAAGCCTTCCAAAAGAAATGTAATGACTACTTTTTGGAGCGAAGAGATTCAGGAAAAACGACCATTTTAGTCACTCACGATATGGGCGCAGTAAAAAAATACTGTAATAAAGCAATCTACATCAAGCAAGGGTTGATTGAAGAATCAGGAAGCCCAGAAAAAGTAGCCATGAGATATTCTTTAGACAATGCTAACCGAGTGCAACAAGTAGAAAAGGAAGAGAAAAAAGAACTTCCAGCATCTAATATTAAAGACCTAAAGTTAACTTTGCTATCTGATGAAATCACAAAAGAAGATGATGTTGTGAAATTTAATATCAGCTACGAAGTCCTAAAAGATATTCCCACTCATGTCGTATTTTCACTGACGGAGCTTGATCATAATTTTTGGCTTTATAATGATAATTCCACAGAAGACATGACATCAGGCAAAGGGAAATTTAATTACACCTATGAGTTCAAACTTGCGGGAATCAACAAGCAAAAAGTGAAACTTCAAGTATCAGTATTCAGTGAAGAAGATTTAATAGGATACATTCCTGAAACAGAATCTCCAGTTATTATCGTTGGTGCACAAGAAGAAGAAAAATTAAGCCGTAGAGATGAGCACTCTAGCACAGGAGTTCTTCAACGATCAGGTATTTGGAAATTGGAGAAGAAATAA